A genomic stretch from Mesoplodon densirostris isolate mMesDen1 chromosome 3, mMesDen1 primary haplotype, whole genome shotgun sequence includes:
- the SETD9 gene encoding SET domain-containing protein 9, which produces MPGRLLRGLWQRWRRYKYRFVPWIALNLSHNPRTLRYVPEESKDKVISDEEVLGTLLKVFQALFVNDFNKQSDILTVLPEPVKSKYQDLLSVQHPGVKQLEYRHQQQNTFTPEEILYKTLGFSVTRAPSTLISAGKGVFVNKGLVPKGAVVSMYPGTVYQNYEPIFFQSIGNPFIFRCLDGVLIDGNDKGISKVVYRSCNGRDQLGPLKMSDSTWLMSEIHNPLAVGQYVNNCSNDRAANVCYQEFDVPAVFPIELKQYLPNIAYSYDKQSPLRCVILVALRDIKQGEELFSNYYTIVS; this is translated from the exons ATGCCGGGCCGCCTGCTGCGCGGCCTCTGGCAGCGATGGCGTCGTTACAAGTACCGCTTCGTACCCTGGATCGCGCTGAACCTAAGCCACAACCCGAG GACCCTCCGATATGTTCCAGAGGAATCCAAAGACAAAGTTATCTCAGATGAAGAGGTCCTAGGAACATTACTGAAAGTTTTCCAGGCTCTATTCGTAAATGATTTCAATAAACAATCAGATATCTTGACTGTGCTTCCAGAACCTGTTAAATCAAAATATCAAGACCTACTGTCAGTTCAGCATCCAGGGGTGAAACAGCTTGAATACAGACATCAACAGCAAAATACCTTTACACCAGAAGAAATTCTTTATAAGACACTGGGTTTCAGTGTCACCCGAGCACCTAGCACATTAATTTCGGCTGGAAAAGGTGTCTTCGTTAACAAAGGATTGGTACCAAAAGGCGCGGTTGTATCTATGTATCCTG GTACAGTATATCAAAACTACGAGCCAATCTTTTTCCAGTCCATTGGAaatccatttatttttagatGCCTGGATGGGGTACTCATTGATGGAAATGACAAAGGAATATCAAAAGTCGTGTATAG ATCTTGCAATGGGAGGGATCAACTTGGCCCTTTAAAAATGAGTGATAGTACATGGCTAATGTCAGAAATTCATAATCCACTGGCTGTAGGACAGTACGTCAACAATTGTTCAAATG ACAGAGCAGCTAATGTCTGTTATCAGGAATTTGATGTGCCTGCAGTTTTCCCTATAGAACTGAAGCAATATCTTCCAAACATTGCATACAGCTATGACAAACAAAG tcCACTTCGATGTGTCATTCTTGTCGCACTCAGGGACATCAAACAAGGAGAAGAGCTTTTTTCAAACTACTATACAATTGTCAGCTAA